One genomic segment of Thermodesulfovibrionales bacterium includes these proteins:
- the dnaJ gene encoding molecular chaperone DnaJ, giving the protein MKDYYTLLGVSKNATEAELKKAFRGLALKYHPDRNPGNKESEEKFKEINEAYSVLSDPEKRTHYDRYGGTAEAPGAGYGGFGGAGFGDIFEDIFGDFFGTFSGQRRQRPSRGSDLRYDLDITLEESAFGTEKNIEIPRWETCSACSGTGSRPEKPPVTCPNCKGSGHVRFQQGFFSVSKTCGSCQGTGKIITDPCTSCKGEGKVRKVRTISVRIPPGVDSGSRLRMSGEGEPGTRGGPPGDLYIMIDIRDHPTFVRKGNDVYYEMHITFPQAVLGAEVEVPTLDGATSLKVPPGTHPGKAFHIKGKGIPKLGGHGKGDEIVVVNIEVPKHITPRQRELLEEFAQISHDKAAKTFKDKLKDIFTGAEK; this is encoded by the coding sequence ATGAAGGACTATTATACTCTCCTCGGCGTCTCAAAGAATGCGACGGAAGCCGAACTTAAAAAGGCATTCAGGGGGCTCGCTCTCAAATATCATCCTGACAGAAACCCCGGTAACAAGGAGTCAGAGGAGAAGTTCAAGGAGATCAACGAGGCCTATTCGGTCCTCAGCGATCCCGAGAAGCGCACCCATTATGACAGATATGGTGGGACCGCTGAGGCTCCGGGGGCCGGCTACGGAGGCTTTGGCGGTGCAGGCTTCGGGGATATTTTTGAAGACATCTTTGGGGATTTCTTCGGAACCTTTTCAGGCCAGCGCCGGCAGAGACCCTCGCGGGGCAGCGACCTCCGATACGACCTTGACATAACACTTGAGGAATCGGCTTTCGGAACAGAGAAGAACATCGAGATTCCACGATGGGAGACTTGTTCGGCCTGTAGCGGAACCGGTTCTAGACCTGAGAAACCGCCGGTCACCTGCCCAAACTGCAAAGGGAGCGGACATGTCAGGTTCCAGCAGGGATTCTTTAGCGTTTCGAAGACATGCGGCTCCTGCCAGGGGACGGGCAAGATCATTACCGACCCGTGCACATCCTGCAAAGGGGAGGGAAAGGTCAGAAAAGTCCGAACGATTTCGGTAAGGATACCGCCGGGTGTAGATTCCGGATCGAGATTACGAATGTCGGGAGAAGGGGAGCCCGGCACGCGGGGCGGGCCTCCCGGTGATCTTTATATCATGATCGATATCAGGGACCATCCTACCTTTGTGAGGAAAGGTAATGATGTCTATTATGAGATGCACATAACATTCCCCCAGGCTGTCCTTGGAGCCGAGGTGGAAGTCCCTACCCTTGACGGTGCCACCAGCCTGAAAGTACCTCCCGGTACCCATCCTGGAAAGGCATTCCACATCAAAGGAAAAGGCATTCCGAAACTCGGCGGACACGGCAAGGGTGACGAAATCGTCGTTGTGAACATTGAGGTCCCAAAGCACATTACTCCGCGTCAGCGCGAGCTGCTCGAGGAATTCGCGCAGATCAGTCATGACAAGGCGGCAAAAACTTTTAAAGATAAGTTGAAAGATATCTTTACGGGCGCCGAAAAATAG
- a CDS encoding 16S rRNA (uracil(1498)-N(3))-methyltransferase, giving the protein MPRIFLPLLKPTHEIRISGEKARYLTTVLRCSVGEEVTVFDGKGLSYRTIIKGISKKDIVAEIIDITSYDAESPIQITLIQGLLKGEKMDLVIQKTTELGVSEIIPAVTERSQVKDTRKVERWRKIAEDAARQCGRSMVPVIHESVLFGDLLASFSGSTAASHHGIIFWEKGGMRLADALKMKGDSRSFMIAVGPEGGFTGEEVRVAESREFLTASLGKRILRSETAAISAVAIVQFLFGDLNSPFQ; this is encoded by the coding sequence ATGCCGCGTATATTCCTTCCCCTTTTAAAGCCGACTCATGAAATACGGATCAGTGGAGAAAAGGCACGATATCTGACGACTGTCCTGAGATGCTCCGTAGGGGAGGAAGTGACGGTCTTCGACGGCAAGGGCCTCTCTTACAGGACCATAATTAAGGGGATCTCGAAAAAAGATATTGTGGCCGAGATAATTGATATCACTTCCTATGATGCCGAGTCTCCGATTCAGATTACGCTGATCCAGGGTCTGCTGAAGGGAGAGAAGATGGATCTCGTTATCCAGAAGACGACGGAACTCGGAGTCAGTGAGATCATCCCTGCAGTGACCGAACGAAGCCAGGTAAAGGATACAAGGAAGGTCGAAAGATGGAGGAAGATTGCAGAAGATGCGGCAAGGCAATGCGGGAGGTCGATGGTCCCTGTGATCCATGAATCGGTTCTCTTCGGCGATCTTCTCGCTTCTTTTTCCGGCTCGACTGCCGCCTCCCATCACGGCATCATCTTCTGGGAAAAGGGAGGAATGAGGCTGGCGGATGCACTGAAGATGAAGGGAGATTCTCGGTCTTTCATGATTGCCGTTGGTCCTGAAGGAGGCTTTACAGGGGAAGAAGTCAGGGTTGCTGAGTCGAGGGAGTTTCTGACGGCATCTCTCGGAAAACGCATCCTCCGTTCAGAAACTGCTGCGATTTCTGCAGTGGCGATAGTTCAGTTTCTCTTTGGGGATCTGAACTCTCCTTTCCAATAG